One segment of bacterium DNA contains the following:
- a CDS encoding DNA-3-methyladenine glycosylase I has product MAKEEHKAPWECTYAKEDKSKCKAGNKPRSDQEYFEILYLCILQAGLNWGMVRKNWLKIKQGFYNFNINKLSKTTMSELIKRPGVYNNKNQK; this is encoded by the coding sequence ATGGCAAAAGAAGAACACAAAGCACCATGGGAATGCACCTATGCAAAAGAAGATAAAAGTAAATGTAAAGCCGGAAACAAACCAAGATCTGATCAAGAATATTTTGAAATTTTGTATTTGTGCATCTTACAAGCTGGTTTGAATTGGGGTATGGTTAGAAAGAACTGGCTAAAAATAAAACAAGGATTTTACAATTTCAATATCAACAAATTATCTAAAACAACGATGAGTGAGCTTATTAAAAGACCTGGAGTTTACAATAACAAAAATCAAAAATAA
- a CDS encoding helix-hairpin-helix domain-containing protein, which translates to MSKQSERLNAIKRLQTLRNIGPKMAEKLYALGVKTPEQMMKEDPEELFERLKIIDNNVDPCELYVFRGAILDLPWWECKNLTKRKKSKNRRR; encoded by the coding sequence ATGAGTAAACAAAGCGAAAGATTAAACGCCATCAAACGCTTACAAACACTGCGGAACATCGGTCCTAAAATGGCAGAGAAACTTTATGCTTTGGGGGTTAAAACACCTGAGCAGATGATGAAGGAAGACCCAGAAGAGTTATTTGAACGATTGAAGATTATTGATAATAATGTAGACCCTTGTGAGTTATATGTATTCAGAGGAGCTATTTTAGATCTTCCTTGGTGGGAATGTAAAAATCTTACCAAAAGAAAAAAGTCAAAAAACAGAAGGAGGTGA
- a CDS encoding BtrH N-terminal domain-containing protein, whose product MKKKLKLMPAPFIGCRYGKEEPLINTCKRIGAEATIFETTSAKKGYEELKKMLCQGEPAFIFVDMVYLPYMAIPETAHFGGHTIVVFGLDEEEDRGASSILNQQALNALNPLNEVAEMFEASGKVWSEIAKESLPDSWHTLKKIRELSFEKNRIFEEQEAGALEKK is encoded by the coding sequence ATGAAGAAGAAATTGAAGTTAATGCCTGCACCCTTTATCGGTTGTCGGTATGGCAAAGAGGAACCTTTAATCAATACCTGTAAACGGATTGGCGCAGAGGCAACCATCTTTGAGACCACAAGTGCTAAAAAAGGATACGAGGAATTAAAGAAAATGCTTTGCCAAGGCGAACCTGCTTTTATCTTTGTGGATATGGTTTACTTACCGTATATGGCTATTCCTGAGACAGCTCATTTTGGAGGTCATACCATTGTTGTCTTTGGCCTGGATGAAGAGGAGGATAGAGGAGCCAGTTCTATCTTAAACCAACAGGCTTTAAATGCTTTAAATCCTTTAAATGAAGTAGCTGAAATGTTTGAGGCCTCGGGAAAGGTTTGGAGTGAAATTGCAAAGGAATCTCTCCCTGATTCCTGGCATACGCTTAAAAAGATAAGAGAATTATCATTTGAGAAGAATAGAATTTTTGAAGAGCAAGAAGCAGGGGCTTTAGAAAAAAAATGA
- a CDS encoding SdpI family protein, giving the protein MESKISLIISFLFVGLLEIGLSIPLILEKVPPNYLYGFRTKKTLSNKEIWYKANKYTGKDLLVIGLILLVGALILLIFRAKLSVLVIDYVGLVLILIPLLIVLVRGFRYLSKL; this is encoded by the coding sequence ATGGAATCCAAGATAAGCTTGATAATTAGTTTTCTATTTGTTGGTCTACTGGAGATTGGACTTTCGATCCCTCTCATACTGGAGAAAGTTCCACCAAATTACTTGTATGGATTTAGAACTAAAAAGACTTTATCAAATAAAGAAATATGGTATAAAGCGAATAAGTATACAGGGAAAGATCTATTAGTAATAGGTCTAATACTTCTGGTAGGGGCTCTTATATTATTGATATTTAGAGCTAAATTGTCAGTTCTTGTAATCGATTATGTTGGTTTAGTATTAATCTTAATCCCTCTCTTAATAGTTCTGGTGAGAGGGTTCAGGTATCTGAGCAAGCTATGA
- a CDS encoding radical SAM protein, with protein sequence MVKFSEKEFKSILNRHKFIDSWFWDRYSINPYNGCQFGCVYCDSRSEKYHLPLDFENNIVIKKNVGKMLDKRLANARTLLPDVVALSGTCDPYQPIETKFKNTRQCLEILEKHKYPVHILTKSRLVLRDLELLENIGKNNWSCVSVTITTLNSQTARFLEEKAPSPEIRFDIIKTIKDKTKYIQVGVLLIPVVPLLADSDSDLETMVEKAKNKGADYILFGGGMTMRDMQAKWFLKHLKEMYPEFLERYEDLYQFKYNPNFYEGTYEPKKNYTLTKNKKLFALCTKHKIPYRIKRFIPDDFRRENYLIAEKLLNEAYELQILGKAWSNTHWAGQNIQNLKEPIIDVAKRGDLPKIRNVNAEIEKFIRKDLEKN encoded by the coding sequence ATGGTAAAATTTAGTGAAAAAGAATTTAAGTCAATCTTAAACAGACATAAATTCATAGATAGCTGGTTCTGGGACAGATATAGCATTAATCCTTATAATGGCTGTCAATTTGGCTGTGTTTATTGCGATTCAAGGAGTGAGAAATATCATCTGCCTTTAGATTTTGAGAACAACATTGTTATAAAGAAGAATGTAGGCAAGATGCTTGATAAAAGACTGGCTAATGCAAGGACGCTATTGCCAGATGTTGTAGCATTATCAGGCACTTGCGACCCCTATCAACCAATAGAGACAAAATTTAAGAATACAAGACAATGTTTAGAAATTCTTGAAAAACATAAATACCCGGTGCATATTCTGACAAAATCAAGATTGGTCTTAAGGGATTTGGAGCTATTAGAGAATATTGGCAAAAATAATTGGAGTTGCGTCTCTGTAACTATTACTACGCTAAATTCTCAAACAGCAAGATTCTTAGAAGAGAAAGCCCCCTCACCAGAGATAAGATTTGATATAATAAAAACAATAAAAGACAAGACAAAGTATATTCAAGTAGGTGTATTACTTATTCCTGTTGTTCCATTGTTGGCTGATTCTGATAGTGATTTAGAAACAATGGTAGAGAAGGCAAAGAATAAAGGAGCAGATTATATTCTCTTTGGTGGAGGAATGACGATGAGGGATATGCAAGCAAAGTGGTTTCTGAAACATTTAAAAGAGATGTATCCAGAGTTTTTAGAAAGATACGAAGACCTTTATCAATTCAAATACAATCCTAATTTTTATGAGGGAACTTATGAGCCAAAGAAAAACTATACTCTGACGAAAAACAAAAAATTGTTTGCCTTATGCACAAAGCACAAAATACCTTACCGAATAAAACGATTTATTCCCGATGATTTTAGAAGAGAAAATTACCTAATTGCTGAGAAACTTTTAAATGAAGCCTACGAACTCCAAATACTTGGCAAAGCATGGAGCAATACCCACTGGGCAGGACAGAATATACAAAATCTAAAAGAACCCATTATAGATGTTGCCAAAAGAGGTGATTTACCGAAGATTAGAAATGTGAACGCTGAAATAGAGAAATTTATTAGAAAGGATTTGGAAAAGAATTAA
- a CDS encoding DUF3795 domain-containing protein has product MWTILYCGTCEYLEKQCQGCGNVAGKPFWTLQMKVEICPMYDCCINKKQLEHCGLCDEFPCETFKLYDPSLGEEEGKKLVLARQNELLRRKEIGTEKWLEEKEACKK; this is encoded by the coding sequence GTGTGGACTATACTATATTGTGGAACCTGTGAATACTTGGAAAAGCAATGCCAGGGATGTGGCAATGTAGCTGGCAAGCCATTCTGGACTCTACAGATGAAGGTTGAAATTTGTCCAATGTATGATTGCTGTATCAACAAGAAGCAATTAGAGCATTGTGGGCTATGCGATGAATTTCCCTGTGAGACATTTAAGCTCTACGACCCATCTCTTGGGGAAGAAGAAGGAAAGAAATTGGTTCTTGCCCGGCAGAACGAACTTTTGAGAAGAAAGGAGATCGGAACAGAAAAGTGGCTTGAGGAGAAAGAGGCTTGCAAAAAATAG
- a CDS encoding GyrI-like domain-containing protein, which produces MLKWILIVGLLIGVVLVALAYRIMKGPDLSKYEALKEPRITKIPNQRMLVVEIKGDPNIVAKKAFATLFKTYYRLKNNPKRFQLAPCARWPLSLDTPKSEWIGRYGLPVSETAQLPDNFKQNPNMKVEIKDWEYGDVAEILHIGPYSEEAPTIERLHNFIKENGYKIIGEHEEEYLKGPGMFGKGNPKKYYTIIRLKVAK; this is translated from the coding sequence ATGCTTAAATGGATATTGATCGTAGGTTTGCTAATCGGGGTTGTTCTTGTGGCTCTGGCATATCGGATAATGAAAGGTCCTGACCTTAGCAAATATGAGGCTCTCAAAGAACCACGCATAACCAAAATACCCAACCAGAGAATGCTGGTGGTTGAGATAAAGGGCGACCCAAACATTGTGGCTAAGAAGGCTTTCGCTACCCTGTTTAAAACCTATTACCGATTAAAGAATAATCCCAAGAGATTTCAGCTTGCCCCTTGTGCCCGCTGGCCATTATCACTGGATACTCCGAAAAGTGAATGGATTGGTCGCTATGGCTTACCTGTCTCTGAAACTGCCCAATTGCCGGATAATTTCAAGCAAAACCCCAATATGAAAGTTGAGATTAAAGACTGGGAATACGGGGATGTTGCCGAGATTCTTCATATTGGCCCTTATAGCGAAGAGGCTCCCACCATAGAAAGACTACATAACTTCATCAAAGAGAATGGCTACAAAATAATCGGCGAACACGAAGAAGAATACCTTAAAGGCCCTGGGATGTTTGGAAAAGGCAACCCCAAAAAATACTACACCATTATTCGTTTAAAAGTCGCAAAGTAA
- a CDS encoding DNA alkylation repair protein, which produces MRKKTIDVTLKEVIRLSEEKVPFAQLDKISYEISKSLLDTPKDGFKLVDKLWKEVRNKEVKSNIDLLKISAMVVVLSNILGILSQKDFDKSIGKIERYNIEGGAWYITDNLATRAVRHCYSASQDKLANRVETWIKNKNKWHRRLGIVSALVGVKYCDIDVEWCLNILQDMIPQEELIVNKAIA; this is translated from the coding sequence ATGAGAAAAAAAACGATTGATGTAACTTTAAAGGAGGTTATTAGACTTTCAGAAGAAAAAGTACCATTTGCACAGTTAGATAAAATCTCTTATGAGATTAGCAAATCATTATTGGATACCCCCAAAGATGGATTTAAGTTAGTAGATAAATTGTGGAAGGAAGTAAGGAATAAAGAAGTAAAATCAAATATTGATCTGTTAAAGATCTCGGCAATGGTTGTGGTGCTTTCCAATATTCTAGGGATATTATCCCAAAAAGATTTTGACAAATCAATAGGTAAGATTGAAAGATACAATATTGAAGGTGGTGCATGGTATATCACAGATAATCTCGCTACAAGAGCAGTTAGGCATTGCTATAGCGCATCCCAAGATAAACTTGCAAATAGGGTTGAAACATGGATAAAGAACAAAAACAAGTGGCATAGACGACTTGGTATTGTATCTGCACTGGTGGGAGTAAAATATTGCGATATAGATGTTGAGTGGTGTCTAAATATTTTACAGGATATGATCCCCCAAGAGGAATTGATTGTGAATAAAGCTATTGCTTGA
- a CDS encoding RNA polymerase sigma factor yields the protein MNIEQNEISFEETYYRTVQFIYSIAYRLTGQEENARDLVQETYIKAWSKWDQCQHKDKPLPWLRRICINTFIDQKRREIDITSLEGLEEEGKTVEFVSDLPSPEEEIEADEMIKQVKEYCFTAITTKLPLYQRIAFVLVDIFNLNIEEVANLLNRSVYATKALLHRSRENINAFFGNRCSLIAPTNICKCKAWLSFMGHAAELKERARPEFAQEPNFTDPQYKNQSRPETMQRVIFFFKNLPFLKPQEDWLNEVATLLRKRYNLNRILKQNHSSIFLRR from the coding sequence ATGAATATAGAGCAAAATGAAATATCTTTTGAGGAGACTTATTACCGCACTGTACAGTTTATATATTCTATAGCCTATCGCCTTACCGGCCAAGAAGAAAATGCCAGAGATTTAGTACAGGAAACATATATCAAGGCATGGAGTAAATGGGATCAGTGCCAGCACAAAGATAAGCCTTTACCTTGGCTCAGGAGAATATGCATAAACACTTTTATTGACCAGAAACGAAGAGAGATCGATATCACTTCTCTGGAAGGATTAGAAGAAGAAGGTAAAACTGTAGAGTTTGTGTCTGATCTTCCTTCACCCGAGGAGGAAATTGAAGCAGATGAAATGATAAAACAGGTTAAGGAATATTGTTTCACTGCCATCACTACTAAACTTCCTCTTTATCAACGGATTGCTTTTGTCTTAGTGGATATCTTTAATTTGAATATTGAGGAGGTAGCTAACTTATTGAATCGATCTGTTTATGCTACCAAAGCCTTACTCCACCGTTCAAGAGAAAATATCAACGCTTTTTTTGGCAATCGTTGCAGTCTTATTGCTCCTACCAATATCTGTAAATGCAAAGCTTGGCTCTCTTTTATGGGCCATGCTGCGGAGTTAAAAGAAAGAGCGCGGCCTGAATTTGCTCAAGAACCCAACTTTACTGACCCTCAATACAAAAATCAGAGCAGACCGGAGACGATGCAAAGAGTAATCTTCTTTTTTAAAAACCTACCCTTCTTAAAACCCCAGGAGGACTGGCTTAATGAAGTTGCTACCTTGCTGCGAAAACGCTACAATTTAAACCGCATCTTAAAGCAGAATCATTCGTCTATATTCTTAAGAAGATGA